A window of Reinekea marina contains these coding sequences:
- a CDS encoding M4 family metallopeptidase has protein sequence MKHFKFSLLVSGCLLASATTFAADRVPATEVHLSQGIMASQANASSVQLVKSRRLANDVTVEKYQQTYQGVPIWGEIITRSASANASASLAGDYVTNIASDLPQMTPTYDGKEILNYALEQHSLRTQGVRPSQSAIKNKLMQLENKQQNLWVRLNDNDEAQLVYLVSWMDYSAEPTRPHYFIDAMTGEVLEHWDGLAHRDATGPGGNEKTGQYFYGTDFPALNVDANCRMDSPNVETIDMQNRTTGGSVFQFTCPENTNRYANGAYSPLNDAHFFGNVVFNMFNDWYQTAPINTKLRMRVHYGNSYENAFWDGSQMTFGDGATRFYPLVSLDVSAHEVSHGFTEQNSGLVYSNQSGGMNEAFSDMSGEAAEFYMKGSNDWQVGADIFKSTGALRYMDDPTKDGKSIGHASNYTSGMDVHHSSGVFNRAFYLMATSPGWDTRKAFDVFVLANQTKWTPNSTFVQGACGALSAAQDLSYDTSVVVSAFNTVGVSTASCGGGSTVTPLDNGVPVTGLGGASGSTVMFKLDVPAEATDVTINISGGTGDADLYVRFGSEPTTSSYNCRPYKNGNNETCSFNPAQTGTYYVMIRGYSTYSGVTLTGSYATGTGQPTSGTETNLSGVTGSWKHFEINVPAGATNLTASISGGSGDADLYVRQGSQPTTSQYNCRPYRNGNNETCSENAPAAGTWWVSIRAYSSYSGVTMNWDIN, from the coding sequence ATGAAACATTTTAAGTTTTCACTCTTGGTCAGCGGTTGCTTATTAGCATCCGCGACGACCTTCGCCGCCGATCGGGTTCCAGCGACGGAAGTACACTTATCGCAAGGTATCATGGCTTCTCAAGCGAATGCCTCATCCGTGCAGTTAGTCAAATCACGTCGCTTAGCCAATGATGTAACCGTAGAGAAGTATCAGCAAACCTACCAAGGCGTTCCCATTTGGGGCGAAATAATTACTCGAAGCGCAAGTGCAAATGCCTCTGCTTCGTTAGCCGGTGACTATGTCACCAATATCGCGTCTGATTTACCTCAAATGACACCGACATACGATGGTAAAGAGATTCTAAATTACGCTTTAGAGCAACATAGCCTTAGAACACAAGGCGTTCGCCCAAGCCAGAGCGCGATAAAAAATAAGTTAATGCAACTTGAGAACAAACAGCAAAACTTATGGGTGCGTTTAAACGACAATGATGAAGCCCAGCTCGTTTACCTTGTGTCTTGGATGGACTATTCAGCTGAGCCTACTCGCCCACATTACTTTATTGATGCCATGACCGGTGAAGTACTTGAGCACTGGGATGGTCTTGCGCATAGAGATGCAACCGGCCCAGGTGGTAATGAAAAAACAGGTCAGTATTTTTATGGCACCGACTTCCCAGCGCTTAATGTCGATGCTAACTGCCGCATGGACAGCCCAAACGTTGAAACGATCGACATGCAAAATAGAACCACCGGTGGCTCTGTTTTCCAATTTACCTGCCCTGAAAACACGAACCGATACGCCAACGGTGCTTATTCGCCACTGAATGATGCCCACTTCTTCGGCAACGTCGTGTTTAACATGTTTAACGATTGGTACCAAACGGCTCCTATTAACACTAAGTTGCGTATGCGCGTGCATTACGGAAACAGCTATGAGAACGCCTTCTGGGATGGCAGCCAAATGACCTTTGGTGACGGTGCTACACGCTTTTACCCACTCGTGAGTTTGGATGTTTCCGCGCACGAAGTCAGTCATGGTTTTACTGAGCAAAACTCTGGTTTGGTTTACAGCAATCAATCGGGTGGTATGAATGAAGCCTTTTCTGATATGTCTGGTGAAGCCGCTGAATTTTACATGAAAGGCAGTAACGACTGGCAAGTGGGTGCCGATATCTTTAAGTCGACGGGCGCATTGCGTTACATGGATGATCCGACCAAAGATGGTAAGTCGATCGGTCATGCGTCTAACTACACATCAGGTATGGACGTACACCACAGCTCGGGTGTATTCAACCGAGCATTTTACCTAATGGCCACGTCTCCTGGTTGGGATACTCGCAAAGCGTTTGATGTATTCGTTCTAGCAAACCAAACTAAGTGGACTCCTAACTCAACCTTTGTTCAAGGTGCTTGTGGCGCTCTCAGTGCCGCGCAAGACTTAAGCTACGATACATCCGTCGTTGTTTCAGCCTTTAATACTGTCGGTGTTTCTACGGCTTCTTGTGGTGGTGGAAGCACAGTTACTCCTCTGGATAACGGTGTACCCGTCACTGGGTTAGGCGGCGCTTCAGGTAGTACTGTCATGTTTAAGCTCGATGTACCCGCTGAAGCCACTGACGTTACAATTAACATCAGTGGTGGAACCGGCGATGCTGATTTGTATGTTCGTTTTGGATCAGAACCAACGACATCTTCATACAACTGCAGACCATACAAAAATGGTAATAACGAAACATGCAGTTTCAACCCTGCGCAGACAGGTACTTACTATGTAATGATTCGAGGATACAGCACTTATAGTGGCGTTACCTTAACGGGCTCGTATGCTACAGGAACTGGCCAACCCACCTCTGGTACAGAAACAAACTTAAGTGGAGTTACTGGTAGCTGGAAACACTTTGAAATTAACGTACCTGCCGGTGCAACTAACCTAACGGCGTCAATTTCAGGTGGTTCAGGGGATGCTGATTTATACGTTCGTCAAGGCAGTCAGCCTACAACGTCACAATACAATTGCCGCCCATATCGAAACGGGAACAACGAAACGTGCTCTGAAAACGCCCCCGCCGCTGGTACTTGGTGGGTCAGTATTCGGGCTTATTCGAGCTATTCGGGCGTTACAATGAACTGGGATATTAACTAA
- the wrbA gene encoding NAD(P)H:quinone oxidoreductase, with amino-acid sequence MPYILVLFASRHGSTETLAHNIAEGIESIEGISALVRTVAPIGTSFNPEISDIPEQGSLYCSVEEFANASGLALGSPGRFGNMAAELKFFLEQTSTQWLSGKMIGKPATVFTSTTTVHGGQESTLLSMMNPLFHHGMTLMSVPYTEPRLHAQSGGGTPYGVSHVAGPHHNAIDSETAMLAKQQGKRLAQLALRIMND; translated from the coding sequence GTGCCTTACATTCTCGTTTTATTTGCTAGCCGCCATGGCAGCACTGAAACATTAGCGCACAACATTGCAGAGGGAATTGAAAGCATTGAGGGCATTTCAGCGCTGGTTAGAACGGTAGCTCCGATCGGAACTAGCTTTAACCCTGAGATATCCGACATTCCTGAACAAGGCTCACTTTATTGCAGTGTAGAAGAGTTCGCCAATGCCAGTGGGTTAGCACTAGGGTCTCCCGGTCGATTCGGAAACATGGCCGCCGAGCTTAAATTCTTTTTAGAACAAACCAGCACACAATGGCTGTCTGGAAAAATGATCGGTAAACCGGCGACCGTTTTTACCAGTACTACAACCGTTCATGGTGGCCAAGAATCTACGCTACTGAGTATGATGAACCCTCTTTTTCATCATGGAATGACGTTAATGAGTGTCCCTTATACTGAGCCAAGGCTGCATGCTCAAAGTGGTGGCGGAACGCCATACGGGGTTAGCCATGTAGCCGGGCCACATCATAATGCGATTGATTCAGAAACGGCTATGCTTGCTAAACAACAAGGGAAACGACTCGCACAACTCGCACTGAGGATAATGAATGACTGA
- the hda gene encoding DnaA regulatory inactivator Hda: MVHQATPQMPLHVTFKDNAVFEDYLPGNNALAIGTLRQALARLDDHLILIWGAEGVGVSHILQASIHDLQLQGLATMYLPLAECLEFGPEALDGLDEVDAIALDNIELVSGNAQWQEAIFHFYNRMRDSGKMILVGSNCSPMQLPIELPDLKSRLSSGLTLQLSQLDDDQRIDWVIWKARRRGLVVEREVAEFLILRHNQNMKELVATFDKLDTESLAAKRRLTIPFLKQVLAL, encoded by the coding sequence TTGGTTCATCAAGCTACTCCACAAATGCCACTTCATGTGACATTCAAAGATAATGCCGTCTTTGAAGACTATCTGCCGGGCAATAACGCCCTAGCGATTGGAACGTTGCGGCAAGCACTAGCACGATTAGACGACCATCTAATATTAATCTGGGGAGCCGAAGGGGTGGGGGTGAGTCATATTTTGCAGGCCTCTATTCACGATTTACAATTGCAAGGTTTGGCTACCATGTATTTGCCATTAGCCGAATGCCTAGAGTTTGGACCAGAGGCATTAGACGGTTTAGATGAGGTTGATGCAATTGCTTTAGATAATATTGAGCTTGTTAGCGGTAATGCTCAGTGGCAGGAAGCGATTTTTCATTTTTACAACCGAATGCGCGACAGCGGTAAAATGATCTTAGTGGGCAGTAATTGTAGCCCGATGCAGTTACCTATTGAGTTGCCTGACCTAAAATCGCGATTGAGCTCAGGTTTAACTCTACAATTATCTCAACTCGATGACGACCAGCGAATTGATTGGGTTATTTGGAAAGCGAGGCGACGAGGATTGGTTGTAGAGCGCGAAGTAGCTGAGTTTTTAATTCTCCGCCATAATCAGAATATGAAAGAGCTGGTCGCGACCTTTGATAAGTTAGATACTGAATCTCTGGCGGCAAAGCGGCGGCTCACGATTCCATTCTTAAAACAAGTTTTAGCCTTATAG
- a CDS encoding 2OG-Fe(II) oxygenase — MAAVKRIPKANDGNTIDETLFGLIADDLVNQGFSIRHGALPDDISSSLYAHQLELNSNIYVDAGIGRGDDYLKTEFVRTDEICWITSDSEAGSKWVGWTTKLQRFLNQRLFLGLFSFESHFAHYPPGAYYKRHYDAFRGQANRVLSIVTYLNPGWGPSDGGELVVYRDEKDREGIKVVPLYGTVVAFLSEEFPHEVLPATRDRYSVAGWFRVNTSINNSIDPPR, encoded by the coding sequence TTGGCAGCAGTTAAGCGAATCCCTAAAGCTAATGATGGAAATACCATTGATGAAACTCTTTTTGGACTGATCGCGGATGACCTCGTCAATCAAGGCTTTAGTATTAGGCACGGTGCCTTACCTGATGATATTTCAAGTTCTTTGTATGCTCACCAACTGGAGCTCAACTCCAATATATATGTCGATGCCGGCATCGGACGTGGTGACGACTATCTAAAGACGGAATTTGTGAGAACCGATGAAATTTGCTGGATCACCAGTGATTCAGAAGCAGGGAGTAAGTGGGTAGGTTGGACGACGAAATTGCAACGATTTTTAAATCAACGACTTTTCTTAGGGCTGTTTTCTTTTGAAAGTCATTTTGCTCACTATCCGCCCGGCGCATACTATAAAAGGCATTATGATGCGTTCAGGGGCCAAGCGAATAGAGTACTTTCAATTGTTACCTACTTAAATCCTGGGTGGGGGCCATCGGATGGTGGGGAGCTGGTTGTGTACAGAGACGAAAAAGACCGAGAAGGTATAAAAGTAGTGCCACTTTATGGAACGGTCGTAGCCTTTCTTAGCGAAGAATTTCCACATGAAGTGCTACCTGCAACAAGAGATCGATATTCCGTTGCTGGTTGGTTTCGTGTTAACACTTCCATCAACAATAGTATTGACCCTCCGCGATAA
- a CDS encoding GlxA family transcriptional regulator — translation MCDLKSVDQGVLEILEKKEYAISDTQCLKTAIEMKVGFLLYPQVLATAVTVPVEMFQAADHVKNDQNTQFSAHFISNHTGPVTLTGGITLVATDAFETQSHFDWVFVPPMWGSPWHQLSQASEMHAWLANAYANGTKLIATGTGVGHLCSAGLLAGRVSTTHWYYLDRFQKRFPDVEFQKQHFITHQDGLYCAGSINAQTDLVLYFIERHWGEEALALVEQQFMHELKRSFTTPFYEPGGAMHNDELVSLAQSWMRTHLAEPISLKQLTEVVGQSERQFRRRFTSATGLAPLQYLTKIRMEYAQDLLRETNLSMAEVAFASGYTNNAYFSKAFKEHASVSPSDYRRIVRSKPFSG, via the coding sequence ATGTGCGATTTAAAGAGCGTTGATCAGGGCGTATTAGAGATTCTTGAAAAAAAAGAGTATGCTATTTCGGACACGCAATGTTTAAAAACGGCAATTGAAATGAAAGTTGGCTTTTTATTGTACCCGCAGGTATTAGCAACGGCCGTTACCGTACCTGTCGAAATGTTCCAGGCTGCGGATCACGTTAAAAATGATCAAAACACTCAATTCAGCGCTCATTTTATCAGTAACCATACGGGGCCTGTGACGTTAACCGGTGGGATAACGCTCGTTGCAACGGACGCCTTTGAAACGCAAAGCCATTTTGACTGGGTGTTTGTCCCTCCCATGTGGGGGAGCCCTTGGCATCAGTTAAGCCAGGCTAGTGAAATGCACGCATGGTTGGCCAACGCTTACGCAAACGGCACCAAGTTGATTGCCACTGGTACAGGAGTAGGTCATTTGTGTTCGGCAGGATTATTAGCCGGAAGAGTGTCTACTACGCATTGGTATTATCTAGACCGATTTCAAAAGCGCTTTCCCGACGTTGAGTTTCAAAAACAACACTTTATTACTCACCAAGATGGCTTGTATTGTGCGGGTTCAATTAACGCACAGACTGATCTTGTATTGTATTTTATTGAAAGGCATTGGGGGGAAGAAGCGTTAGCGTTAGTAGAGCAACAATTTATGCATGAGCTAAAGCGATCTTTTACAACGCCATTCTATGAACCTGGCGGTGCAATGCACAATGATGAGCTAGTGAGCTTAGCACAAAGCTGGATGAGGACGCATTTAGCTGAACCCATAAGTCTAAAGCAACTAACCGAAGTTGTCGGGCAGAGCGAAAGACAGTTTAGAAGAAGGTTTACATCAGCGACCGGGTTAGCGCCTTTGCAATACCTTACAAAAATTAGAATGGAATACGCACAAGATTTATTAAGAGAAACGAATTTGTCGATGGCTGAAGTCGCTTTTGCCAGCGGCTATACGAATAACGCTTATTTTTCTAAAGCCTTTAAAGAGCATGCGTCGGTAAGCCCGAGTGATTACCGGCGCATAGTTAGAAGTAAGCCATTCTCAGGTTAG
- a CDS encoding DUF2069 domain-containing protein: MTDHTISINKKIRLHYILLVIAVIVGVLVSGPALDSMPLGKWFASGTIIAIITCLPLLLFIPTIINPSSTGLSWYGFLLLAYILGGLVKLLGPSGLIGGLLIVGFSLTNFMYVIMWLRPFKKAAKAKEKQQKAKAKS, from the coding sequence ATGACTGATCACACTATTTCGATTAATAAAAAAATTAGGCTTCATTACATTTTACTGGTCATCGCAGTCATTGTGGGTGTGTTAGTCAGTGGGCCTGCTTTAGATTCAATGCCATTAGGGAAATGGTTTGCCAGCGGCACTATTATTGCCATCATTACTTGCCTGCCGTTGTTACTATTTATACCAACAATCATAAACCCCAGTTCAACCGGATTAAGCTGGTATGGATTCTTACTTCTCGCTTATATTTTAGGCGGGCTCGTAAAGTTATTAGGCCCATCTGGTTTAATTGGCGGGCTACTCATCGTTGGCTTTAGCCTTACTAACTTTATGTACGTCATCATGTGGCTCAGACCGTTTAAAAAAGCCGCCAAGGCGAAAGAAAAACAACAGAAAGCTAAAGCCAAAAGCTAA
- a CDS encoding YihY family inner membrane protein, producing the protein MKGIGRSIQVFLNSNIVAKSHIGQHSAVLTLATLFALVPIAFTTVWLISQLPVYQSQIAELLEQFLSQLVPEQAISWRERLEFWQADSTDLPLSSFILLIASVLFLVNRVDHSLHEVFALETRRGKRRWLHYVWVMPALMSLLVASMTAIVVFQIILGTGLGRLLPSISIGAEVAQLLVLFFVYRLASRRSIAARWVFLAALLATLGFMILKAAFSWFYTNIPNWSLVFGVFYAIPLFLLWCQAAWATLLYGALFARWISKAAQKPQ; encoded by the coding sequence ATGAAAGGAATCGGAAGAAGTATTCAGGTCTTCTTAAATTCAAATATTGTAGCAAAAAGCCACATTGGGCAACATTCGGCGGTGCTGACTTTAGCGACCTTATTTGCGCTTGTGCCCATTGCGTTTACGACTGTTTGGCTTATCTCTCAACTGCCGGTTTATCAGTCACAAATAGCCGAGTTGCTTGAGCAGTTTTTATCGCAATTGGTTCCCGAACAAGCAATTTCTTGGCGTGAACGATTGGAGTTTTGGCAAGCGGATTCCACTGATTTACCGTTGAGCTCTTTTATTTTACTCATTGCCAGCGTTTTGTTTCTTGTAAATAGGGTAGACCACAGCTTGCATGAGGTATTTGCACTTGAAACACGACGAGGTAAACGGCGATGGTTACATTACGTTTGGGTCATGCCTGCGTTGATGTCATTGCTGGTGGCAAGTATGACAGCCATTGTAGTTTTTCAAATTATATTAGGAACGGGTCTAGGCCGTTTATTGCCGTCGATTTCAATTGGTGCAGAAGTGGCACAGTTGCTGGTGCTTTTTTTTGTATATCGATTAGCCAGTCGGCGTTCTATAGCGGCTAGGTGGGTATTTTTGGCCGCTTTGCTAGCGACCCTTGGATTTATGATTTTAAAAGCAGCGTTTTCTTGGTTTTACACCAATATTCCTAATTGGTCGTTAGTTTTCGGCGTGTTCTATGCGATCCCGCTATTTTTACTATGGTGCCAGGCCGCATGGGCGACTTTGCTTTATGGCGCACTATTCGCGCGCTGGATATCAAAAGCGGCTCAAAAGCCTCAATAA
- a CDS encoding beta-ketoacyl synthase, with protein sequence MKKLPVIVGFGGINTAGRASMHHAHKRMVHDALDDSTMKNTWEDLATLMGLDRNADDFKEQALKGTLIRKIESTLYDPDKVQSAKQGEFNTDATRNFNVKKGHLPETIPENWSVTEIDAKTVNVTIKGPITAVIPDNYKAKVSSAGQLPTGFDPSSYYNSAHHPRGLQMTVFGASDAIQSIGIDWSNIVDHISPDAISVYAGSAVGQTDQYGLKGLYQAGYNGKRTTSKMMPLALPEMAADFVNSYIINSVGNTGSNAGACATFLYNLRQGLIDIQSGQCRVAIVGNSEAPIVPEIMEGFRVMGALAEDEQLKQLDGTETANNRRACRPFSSNAGFTMAESAQFIMLMDDELALELGATVFGSVADVFVNADGNKKSISGPGVGNYITMAKTTALAQAILGDELDKTFVMAHGTGTPQNRVTESHIANEVAKSFKINNWAVSAVKSYVGHSLGPAAADQITAALGVWHTGFVPGIKTIDHIADDVLDSNLNILMDHHAVGEHGAEMLGTVINSKGFGGNNASALILSPEKTKALMKQRHGEKSFTKYQVRNENVLEQQAKFDENTRLNGLSVTYSFGESVMSDKDISFDQESFKLSEFKNKIKLPNSNPFI encoded by the coding sequence ATGAAAAAGCTTCCCGTAATAGTCGGTTTTGGTGGAATAAACACAGCAGGACGTGCTTCCATGCATCATGCCCACAAGCGCATGGTTCATGATGCATTAGATGATTCAACCATGAAAAACACTTGGGAAGACTTAGCCACATTGATGGGCTTAGATCGCAATGCGGATGATTTCAAAGAGCAAGCTCTCAAAGGCACACTTATTCGCAAAATCGAATCCACTTTATACGATCCTGATAAAGTTCAATCCGCGAAACAAGGCGAATTTAACACCGACGCCACGCGAAATTTCAACGTCAAAAAAGGGCATCTTCCTGAAACTATTCCGGAGAATTGGAGTGTAACTGAAATTGATGCAAAAACGGTCAATGTAACCATTAAAGGCCCGATCACTGCAGTCATTCCTGATAATTACAAAGCAAAAGTCAGCAGTGCTGGCCAATTACCCACCGGATTTGACCCAAGCAGTTATTATAACTCGGCACACCACCCTCGCGGACTACAAATGACAGTTTTTGGTGCTTCCGATGCTATTCAATCTATCGGTATTGATTGGTCAAACATCGTGGACCATATCTCACCTGATGCAATTTCTGTTTACGCAGGTTCTGCTGTAGGCCAAACCGATCAATACGGTTTAAAAGGGCTTTATCAAGCTGGCTATAACGGAAAACGCACCACCTCAAAAATGATGCCATTGGCATTACCTGAAATGGCCGCCGATTTTGTGAACAGCTATATCATTAACAGCGTTGGTAATACGGGTTCAAATGCAGGTGCTTGCGCTACTTTTTTATATAACCTTCGCCAAGGGTTAATCGACATTCAGTCAGGGCAATGTCGCGTTGCCATTGTAGGCAACTCAGAAGCACCCATCGTTCCAGAGATTATGGAAGGCTTCCGCGTAATGGGAGCGCTGGCTGAAGATGAGCAATTAAAGCAACTTGATGGAACTGAAACAGCCAATAATCGCCGAGCTTGCCGACCGTTCTCTTCTAACGCTGGGTTTACCATGGCCGAGTCGGCACAATTTATTATGCTCATGGACGATGAGCTAGCCTTAGAGTTAGGCGCTACGGTATTTGGTTCTGTAGCCGATGTGTTTGTGAATGCAGATGGCAATAAAAAGTCGATCTCAGGTCCTGGCGTCGGAAATTACATTACTATGGCAAAAACTACCGCTCTTGCTCAGGCCATTTTAGGTGATGAGTTAGACAAAACATTTGTCATGGCACATGGTACAGGTACCCCGCAAAACCGAGTCACTGAATCACATATTGCCAATGAAGTTGCAAAGTCATTTAAAATTAACAACTGGGCCGTCTCTGCAGTGAAATCGTACGTTGGCCATTCACTAGGACCGGCCGCTGCAGACCAAATTACCGCCGCGCTTGGGGTATGGCACACAGGTTTTGTTCCTGGCATCAAAACCATTGACCACATCGCCGATGATGTTTTAGATTCAAATCTGAACATCTTAATGGATCATCACGCTGTAGGTGAGCACGGCGCTGAGATGTTGGGTACCGTAATTAATTCGAAGGGGTTTGGCGGCAACAATGCCAGTGCATTAATATTATCGCCGGAAAAAACTAAGGCATTAATGAAGCAGCGCCATGGTGAAAAGTCATTCACCAAATACCAAGTGCGCAATGAAAACGTTCTTGAGCAACAAGCCAAATTCGATGAAAATACACGCCTTAATGGATTGTCAGTAACCTATTCATTTGGCGAATCGGTGATGAGCGATAAAGACATCAGCTTCGACCAAGAGTCTTTTAAACTCAGTGAGTTTAAAAATAAAATTAAGCTGCCTAACTCAAACCCGTTTATTTAA
- a CDS encoding AI-2E family transporter — protein sequence MKLNSIMSCYLCGNPKDRSMKVTDSQKWFILACLGLSIWLLSLLSPILGPFLTAILLAYMGDPIVDKLQTWKLSRTQGVVVTFLALTAVFVLAGLILVPALVEQIDQLIKLIPTLINYIKSTFIPMVEAKFGVELAQLDWLQLSQQLNWGATGNIAKNIIGNVTQSSFALIGFIGNLVLVPVVWFYLLRDWDDVIAKIGALIPRYYYKKSSHLASACHETLGAFFRGQLMVMLALAVIYSVGLMLIGLDLGLLIGLLAGLASVVPYLGAIVGIGAALVAAFFQFGDITHLVLVAVVFGVGQTLEGTVLTPKFVGDRIGLHPVAVIFAVLAGGQLFGFVGILLALPTAAVIMVLVRQMHDNYRVSELYGPDHHDEDDSDNGLTDADDNANDSEVTKEQTDDELNRPEEK from the coding sequence TTGAAGCTCAACTCGATAATGAGTTGTTATTTATGTGGCAACCCTAAGGATAGAAGCATGAAAGTCACCGATTCACAAAAATGGTTTATATTAGCCTGTTTGGGCTTATCCATATGGCTGCTTAGTTTATTGTCTCCCATCTTAGGTCCATTCCTGACGGCTATTTTATTGGCCTATATGGGGGACCCTATAGTAGATAAACTGCAAACTTGGAAGCTTTCTCGCACTCAAGGTGTTGTGGTGACGTTTTTAGCCCTAACCGCTGTATTTGTGTTGGCGGGTCTCATCCTTGTGCCGGCATTAGTTGAACAGATAGACCAATTGATTAAGCTGATTCCGACCTTAATCAATTACATTAAATCCACTTTTATACCCATGGTGGAGGCAAAGTTTGGTGTCGAGTTGGCTCAGTTAGATTGGCTTCAACTCAGCCAGCAACTGAATTGGGGGGCAACCGGTAATATTGCTAAAAACATTATCGGTAATGTGACTCAAAGTAGCTTTGCGCTGATTGGATTCATCGGTAATTTAGTATTGGTTCCCGTTGTTTGGTTTTATCTTCTAAGGGACTGGGACGATGTTATCGCGAAAATTGGTGCTTTGATTCCGCGATATTACTATAAAAAATCGTCTCATTTAGCGTCTGCTTGCCATGAAACACTAGGCGCATTTTTCCGTGGTCAACTTATGGTCATGTTGGCTTTGGCTGTAATCTATTCAGTTGGCTTAATGTTGATCGGCTTAGACTTAGGGTTATTGATCGGTTTGTTAGCTGGGCTGGCCTCTGTTGTACCGTATTTAGGTGCGATTGTTGGCATTGGCGCCGCATTAGTAGCAGCGTTTTTTCAGTTTGGTGATATTACTCACTTGGTGCTTGTTGCTGTTGTATTTGGTGTGGGTCAAACGCTTGAAGGCACTGTATTAACGCCAAAGTTTGTCGGTGATAGAATAGGGTTACATCCCGTTGCCGTTATATTTGCAGTGTTGGCGGGCGGACAATTATTCGGTTTTGTCGGTATTTTATTAGCCTTACCTACTGCGGCCGTGATCATGGTTTTAGTTCGGCAGATGCACGATAATTATCGCGTGAGCGAATTGTATGGTCCAGATCACCATGACGAGGACGACAGTGACAATGGCCTAACGGATGCAGACGACAACGCCAATGACAGCGAAGTAACGAAAGAACAAACAGACGACGAACTAAACCGTCCAGAGGAAAAGTAA
- the arsC gene encoding arsenate reductase (glutaredoxin) (This arsenate reductase requires both glutathione and glutaredoxin to convert arsenate to arsenite, after which the efflux transporter formed by ArsA and ArsB can extrude the arsenite from the cell, providing resistance.): MTATIYHNPRCSKSRQALALLEEKGIDANIKLYLKESLTAKELKELISDLGIKAHDILRTKEVEYKELGLSAESTESDIINALINTPKLLERPIVKTVKGARIGRPTDAILDIL; this comes from the coding sequence ATGACCGCAACTATCTACCACAATCCTCGCTGCTCTAAATCTCGACAAGCTTTAGCTTTACTCGAAGAAAAAGGGATTGACGCCAACATAAAACTTTATTTAAAAGAATCTTTAACCGCAAAAGAGTTGAAAGAGCTCATATCAGATTTAGGAATCAAAGCGCACGATATTTTACGCACTAAAGAAGTGGAATATAAAGAGTTAGGTTTATCCGCAGAATCAACCGAATCAGACATTATCAATGCGTTAATAAACACCCCTAAACTACTTGAACGCCCAATCGTGAAAACTGTCAAAGGCGCTCGAATTGGGCGACCAACTGACGCTATTTTGGACATACTCTAG